The Helianthus annuus cultivar XRQ/B chromosome 16, HanXRQr2.0-SUNRISE, whole genome shotgun sequence genome includes a window with the following:
- the LOC110919809 gene encoding homeobox protein 2-like → MCNCPVGDRVKYATGTFEDSALTWWNAQVQLLGIDVANATTWDDFKELIRKVFCPRDEIQKQENEYYDLKMVGSEIEIVHLAHKITDQEVESGSLPPRVSVTTAATTTATTPVSDDKRKWSDTDKATSVSQSQKKPDNNSTRSFSQSSSVNQNQNHSQTSGYVGKQPKCNKCGLHHYGPCGRACQRCGRVGHMAKDCRAPHPANQHQQSQHQQQRQQPQQNRGNQRGCYQCGNEGHFKKDCPQLNQNANNNNGGNRQNNNGGNNNGHNGVNNGNNGGNGARGRVFTLGAGDARNDGNVVTDTFSVNGIFASILFDFVADWSYVSLEFGRQLGITPTPLKNKHVVELADGKSIEALHVLLGCKLDLLGQVFDIDLLPITLGSFDIVVGMDWLSKHRADILCKEKIVCVPLPSGELLSVQGHRSGATVNIISSMKAQKCLRKGYPAILALVTDTRP, encoded by the exons ATGTGTAATTGTCCCGTGGGGGACcgtgtgaagtatgctacgggcacatTCGAGGATagtgccctgacatggtggaatgcccaggttcagctaTTGGGTATCGATGTGGCAAATGCCACTACATGggacgattttaaggaactcataaGGAAAGTGTTTTGTCCTCGGGATGAGATTCAGAAACAAGAGAATGAGTATTATGATCTGAAGATGGTGGGATCCGAGATTGAG ATTGTTCATTTAGCTCACAAGATCACCGATCAGGAGGTGGAGAGTGGTTcgttaccaccgcgtgtttctGTCACTACTGCTGCTACAACCACAGCTACTACGCCTGTTAGTGATGACAAGCGTAAATGGAGCGAtactgacaaagcaaccagtgTAAGTCAATCTCAGAAGAAGCCTGACAACAACAGCACCCGCAGTTTCAGCCAGTCATCCTCTgtcaaccagaatcagaaccacagtCAGACTTCCGGTTACGTAGGAAAACAGCCGAAATGTAATAAGTGTGGCCTCCATCACTATGGCCCGTGTGGCCGAGCATGTCAACGATGTGGCAGGGTGGGGCATATGGCGAAAGATTGTAGAGCTCCACACCCTGCTAATCAACACCAACAGTCCCAGCACCAGCAACAGAGGCAACAACCCCAGCAGAATCGGGGTAATCAGAGGGGATGCTATCAGTGCGGCAACGaagggcacttcaagaaggattgcccacAGCTGAACCAGAATGCCAAtaacaacaatgggggtaatcGCCAgaacaataatgggggaaacaacaatgggCATAATGGTGTAAACAACGGGAACAATGGCGGGAATGGTGCTCGCGGGAGAGTGTTCACTTTAGGGGcgggtgacgcaaggaatgatgGCAACGTCGTGACCGATACGTTCTCTGTCAATGGTATTTTTGCTTCTATATTATTCGACTTTGTTGCCGActggagttatgtgtctttggaATTCGGTCGTCAGTTAGGAATAACTCCAACACCCCTTAAAAACAAACACGTAGTCGAATTAGCCGATGGCAAATCGATTGAAGCCTTGCATGTACTTTTAGGATGTAAACTCGATCTTCTAGGTcaagtgtttgacattgaccttcTCCCCATTACTCTTGGTAGTTTTGATATAGTcgtgggtatggactggttgtctaAACACAGGGCAGATAtactttgcaaggagaaaatcgtgtGCGTACCACTCCCTAGCGGGGAATTATTATCTGTCCAGGGTCATCGAAGCGGTGCAACCGTCAATATCATCTCATCCATGAAAGCCCAGAAATGTTTAcggaagggctaccctgctattcTTGCGCTTGTTACGGATACTCGGCCATAG
- the LOC110919808 gene encoding uncharacterized mitochondrial protein AtMg00860-like, whose product MDLMNRVSKPYLDDFVIVFIDDILIYSKSEEDHERHLRLILELLRKEQLYAKLSKCDFWIREVHFLGHVVNELGIHMEPAKVDVVKSWVAPKTPSEVRQFLGLAGYYRRFIKDFSKIAQPLTSLTQKGVVYSWGTKQEEAFRLLKQKLCSAPILSLPEGTEDFVYHPGKANVVADALNRKESKPKRVRALQLTIHSNLPDQIRAAQTEELKEENYEAEYLRGMQKRLIKRSDGIL is encoded by the exons atggatctcatgaaccgagtaagTAAACCGTATCTCGATGACTTTGTTattgtgtttattgacgacattctcatATACTCAAAGAGCGAGGAAGATCACGAGcggcacttacgacttatcttggagctcctgaggaaggagcaactcTACGCGAAATTGTCTAAGTgcgacttctggattcgagaggtacacttccttgggcacgttgttaatgAATTGGGGATACACATGGAACCTGCAAAGGTTGATGTTGTCAAGAGTTGGGTGGCACCGAAGACTCcttctgaggtgcgacaattcctTGGCCTCGCTGGGTATTATCGgagatttattaaggatttttcgaagatcgcgcaacctctcacctcgttAACACAAAAGGGCGTTGTGTACTCATGGGGAACGAAACAAGAAGAGGCTTTCcggttgttaaaacagaaactatGCAGTGCACCGATTTTGTCTCTACCTGAAGGTacggaagattttgtg TACCACCCGGGCAAGGCTAACGTGGTGGCTGATGCTCTCAATCGAAAGGAATCAAAGCCCAAACGAGTTCGTGCCTTACAGCTCACCATTCATTCGAATCTACCTGATCAGATCCGTGCTGCTCAAACCGAAGAGCTAAAGGAAGAAAACTATGAGGCGGAGTATTTGCGGGGTATGCAAAAACGACTTATAAAGAGATCTGATGGCATTCTCTAG